The Sulfitobacter donghicola DSW-25 = KCTC 12864 = JCM 14565 genome has a segment encoding these proteins:
- a CDS encoding peroxiredoxin: MPELSSPAPDFTLPVTGGGDVTLSALQGAPVVLFFYPRDDTPGCTKESIGFSEHLEAFEAAGAKVFGLSRDTMAKHDKFTAKHDLTVPLLSDEEGAVTESYGVWVEKNMYGKKSMGIERATYLIDAAGNIAKIWRKVKVAGHVEEVLETVRAL; this comes from the coding sequence ATGCCTGAACTTTCCAGCCCCGCACCCGATTTCACCCTGCCCGTCACTGGCGGCGGCGACGTGACGCTATCAGCGCTGCAAGGCGCGCCTGTTGTGTTGTTCTTTTACCCACGCGACGACACGCCCGGCTGCACCAAGGAAAGCATCGGGTTTTCCGAGCATTTGGAGGCTTTTGAAGCGGCAGGAGCCAAAGTTTTCGGCCTATCCCGCGACACGATGGCAAAGCATGACAAATTCACAGCCAAACATGATCTAACGGTTCCGTTGCTGTCAGATGAGGAAGGGGCAGTTACCGAAAGCTATGGTGTTTGGGTCGAAAAAAACATGTATGGCAAGAAATCCATGGGGATTGAGCGGGCGACCTACCTTATTGATGCGGCTGGAAATATCGCCAAAATCTGGCGCAAGGTTAAGGTTGCTGGCCATGTTGAGGAGGTTTTGGAAACGGTGCGCGCCTTATGA
- a CDS encoding ferritin-like domain-containing protein, with amino-acid sequence MMPLAKMAETVLRTADGREKTRISRDFAAQWRAARADGSHPEIGTATPPLHPARPEKPELLSPRDVPRRRPGSPEGRIALLHAVAHIELNAVDLHWDIIARFSDVEMPIGYYDDWVKAADEESKHFNLMCDCLEAEGSFYGALPAHAGMWRAAEDTVDDLMGRLAVVPMVLEARGLDVTPGMIKVFKQAKADQAVEALEVIYAEEVHHVAYGSKWFHYLCGRDALDPTPKFHALVRKYFHGNLKPPFNEEKRAEAGIPPDFYWPLAETL; translated from the coding sequence ATGATGCCGCTGGCGAAAATGGCAGAGACCGTTCTGCGCACGGCCGATGGGCGCGAAAAGACGCGTATTTCACGTGACTTTGCGGCACAGTGGCGTGCCGCCCGTGCGGATGGCAGCCACCCAGAGATCGGCACCGCAACCCCGCCGCTTCACCCTGCGCGCCCTGAAAAGCCCGAGCTGTTGAGCCCACGGGATGTGCCGCGCCGCAGGCCTGGCTCTCCCGAAGGGCGGATCGCGCTGTTGCATGCGGTTGCCCATATCGAATTAAACGCCGTGGACCTGCATTGGGACATCATTGCGCGGTTTTCGGATGTTGAAATGCCGATTGGTTATTATGACGACTGGGTCAAAGCCGCAGATGAAGAATCTAAACATTTCAATCTGATGTGTGACTGCCTTGAGGCTGAGGGCAGCTTTTATGGCGCTTTGCCAGCCCATGCAGGCATGTGGCGCGCGGCCGAGGATACTGTAGATGACCTGATGGGCCGTTTGGCCGTTGTTCCCATGGTGCTAGAGGCCCGTGGCCTTGATGTCACGCCGGGTATGATCAAAGTGTTCAAACAGGCCAAAGCAGATCAGGCTGTTGAAGCGCTGGAAGTTATCTATGCCGAAGAAGTGCACCACGTTGCCTATGGCTCTAAATGGTTTCACTATCTTTGTGGCCGCGATGCATTGGACCCGACGCCGAAATTTCATGCGTTAGTGCGCAAATATTTCCACGGGAACCTCAAACCCCCCTTCAACGAAGAGAAACGCGCCGAGGCCGGCATCCCACCAGACTTTTACTGGCCTCTCGCCGAAACCCTGTAA
- a CDS encoding M23 family metallopeptidase, which translates to MRTKLAIKTNALLENYFPERRVFLKSDNDTRFIRLRPATQLVALAGSSLLVAWAIIATAVILMDSIGSGNFREQAKRDQRTYQARLNDLSAQRDTRAEEALAAQERFNAALTQISVMQSELLTSETRRRELETGIDVIQSTLRDTMKDRETARQQVAQLQSEDGGAVQVAASTAPMDFLADALARTAKERDQVVLDAQDALLAAEELTDQIAVMQEQNDAIFRQLEEAMTVSVAPLDRMFRAAGMPTDRILETVRRGYSGQGGPLTPLSFTTRGDQPTVDTLRANRLLNQMDRLNLYRLAASKAPFANPVQNAFRFTSKFGFRRDPKTGGRRMHNGVDFAAGLGTPLYATADGVVTHAGWGSGYGRLVKIQHEFGIETRYAHMSKMRVKVGQRVSRGDRIGDMGASGRVTGVHLHYEVRVGGKPVNPMIYIKAANDVF; encoded by the coding sequence GTGCGCACAAAGCTCGCGATAAAAACAAATGCTCTTTTGGAGAACTATTTTCCAGAACGACGCGTCTTTTTGAAATCAGACAATGACACCCGTTTCATCCGCCTACGCCCTGCAACGCAGTTGGTCGCCTTGGCTGGATCTTCTTTGTTGGTGGCATGGGCGATTATCGCCACAGCGGTCATTTTGATGGACAGTATCGGCTCTGGTAACTTTCGCGAACAAGCGAAACGGGATCAGCGCACCTATCAGGCCCGCCTGAACGACCTAAGCGCACAACGCGACACACGCGCCGAAGAGGCCCTAGCCGCGCAAGAGCGGTTCAACGCCGCCCTCACCCAGATTTCCGTCATGCAATCCGAATTGCTGACATCCGAAACACGCCGCCGCGAACTGGAAACAGGCATCGACGTGATCCAATCCACACTGCGGGACACTATGAAGGACCGCGAAACCGCGCGCCAACAGGTCGCCCAGCTTCAATCCGAGGACGGCGGCGCCGTTCAGGTTGCGGCCAGCACTGCGCCGATGGATTTTCTGGCCGATGCTTTGGCCCGCACGGCCAAAGAGCGTGACCAAGTTGTTCTTGATGCGCAAGATGCCCTGCTTGCAGCCGAAGAGCTGACCGATCAGATCGCTGTTATGCAAGAGCAGAACGATGCGATCTTCCGCCAGCTCGAAGAAGCGATGACCGTGTCGGTTGCGCCGCTGGATCGTATGTTCCGCGCCGCTGGCATGCCCACCGACCGCATTCTGGAAACCGTCCGTCGCGGTTACTCTGGTCAGGGTGGCCCGCTCACGCCGCTTAGCTTTACCACACGGGGCGATCAGCCAACGGTTGATACGCTGCGTGCGAACCGTCTGTTGAACCAGATGGACCGACTCAATCTTTACCGCCTTGCCGCCTCCAAGGCACCTTTTGCGAATCCCGTGCAGAACGCATTCCGATTCACCTCCAAATTCGGCTTCCGCCGTGATCCAAAAACAGGCGGTCGCCGCATGCACAACGGTGTCGACTTTGCCGCAGGTTTGGGCACGCCTCTCTATGCGACGGCGGACGGTGTTGTGACTCACGCCGGTTGGGGCTCAGGATATGGACGTTTGGTGAAGATTCAGCACGAATTTGGCATCGAAACCCGCTATGCACATATGTCAAAAATGCGCGTGAAGGTTGGACAAAGAGTATCGCGTGGCGATCGGATTGGTGATATGGGTGCGTCAGGACGGGTAACCGGCGTGCACCTTCACTATGAAGTGCGTGTTGGTGGCAAACCTGTTAATCCAATGATCTATATCAAGGCAGCAAACGATGTTTTCTAA
- a CDS encoding bactofilin family protein produces the protein MFSKSKINDPATGGTETPATGAAPAMPASAAPAAPAPKPSEFKASAPKAKPPASVLSADLHVTGNMKTTGDIQVEGTVEGDIRAHLLTIGETATIKGEVIADDVVINGRIVGRVRGLKVRLTSTARVEGDIIHKTIAIESGAHFEGSVQRQDDPLNPNAKPAAAPAQKANPAS, from the coding sequence ATGTTTTCTAAGAGCAAAATCAACGATCCAGCCACTGGTGGCACAGAAACTCCAGCAACAGGTGCAGCACCAGCTATGCCAGCGTCAGCAGCACCAGCTGCGCCTGCCCCAAAGCCAAGCGAGTTCAAAGCAAGCGCCCCAAAGGCCAAGCCACCCGCCTCGGTTTTGTCTGCTGATCTGCACGTCACAGGCAACATGAAAACCACTGGCGACATTCAGGTTGAAGGGACTGTAGAGGGCGACATCCGCGCGCATCTGCTGACCATCGGTGAAACAGCAACCATCAAAGGCGAAGTGATCGCAGATGATGTTGTCATCAATGGCCGCATTGTTGGCCGCGTACGTGGCCTGAAGGTTCGCCTGACGTCTACTGCACGCGTTGAAGGTGACATCATCCACAAAACAATCGCTATAGAGAGCGGTGCCCACTTTGAGGGCTCTGTTCAGCGTCAGGACGATCCACTGAACCCAAACGCTAAACCTGCAGCAGCACCTGCCCAAAAGGCAAACCCAGCGTCCTAA
- a CDS encoding GMC family oxidoreductase — protein MENSEFDYVIVGAGSAGCVMANRLSASGKFTVLLLESGGSDARFWVKVPLGYGINVSNPAVNWGYFTAPDPGLAWRSISWPRGRIIGGSSSINAMAYVRGQAGDFDDWAAAGATGWHWDNVRAVYDRMETHCEITPTGQTTRGNGPVWVSDLSDQMSPFSKNFLKAAAEVGYNIIPDMNARDGDGISYYRSTVRGGLRWSSADAFLRPAQRRPNLSTLRNAEVAHLTSLNGTVTGVSFLHGDKRKNVKARREVILCAGAVNSPKILQLSGFGPAQLLRQHGIPVVRDLPHVGQGLQDHLAVSYQFHAKEPTLNNTLGRTIGKLFAGARYLLTRKGPLAVPVNQVGGFIRSKADHETPDVQLYCNPVSYSLSETGQTIVDQTAGYQLSAQPCRPTSRGAIEIASANPLEAPRITPNSLSTPEDKDTALAASQILQKLARTKSLSTVTKAAKAPDLLALDDAGLLEDFRNRASTVYHPTCTCRMGRDDQDSVLDARLRVHGVSGLRVVDASAFPNVTSGNTNAPTMMLAMRAADLILEDAG, from the coding sequence ATGGAGAATTCCGAATTCGATTATGTGATCGTTGGGGCTGGGTCTGCTGGATGTGTCATGGCCAATCGCCTTTCAGCCAGTGGGAAATTCACGGTTCTTTTGCTGGAAAGCGGTGGCAGCGACGCGCGGTTTTGGGTCAAAGTCCCTTTGGGCTATGGGATTAACGTTTCTAACCCTGCTGTGAATTGGGGGTATTTTACCGCCCCTGATCCAGGCCTTGCGTGGCGATCCATCTCGTGGCCGCGTGGCAGGATTATTGGCGGTTCAAGTTCGATCAATGCCATGGCCTATGTTCGCGGGCAGGCTGGTGATTTCGATGATTGGGCAGCAGCGGGCGCAACGGGGTGGCATTGGGACAATGTGCGCGCGGTTTATGATCGCATGGAAACCCATTGCGAAATCACCCCAACGGGCCAAACAACCCGAGGCAACGGGCCTGTTTGGGTGTCTGACCTGTCAGATCAAATGTCACCGTTTTCGAAAAACTTCCTAAAAGCCGCAGCCGAGGTGGGCTATAACATCATTCCCGATATGAATGCCCGTGATGGTGACGGGATCAGCTATTACCGCAGCACGGTTCGGGGCGGCCTGCGCTGGTCTTCGGCGGATGCTTTCCTAAGGCCCGCCCAGCGGCGCCCCAACCTTAGCACCCTGCGCAACGCCGAGGTCGCGCATCTGACCTCACTGAACGGCACTGTCACAGGTGTGAGCTTTCTTCACGGGGACAAGCGCAAAAACGTTAAGGCGCGGCGCGAAGTGATCTTATGTGCGGGGGCCGTTAACTCTCCGAAAATATTGCAGCTTTCTGGCTTTGGCCCTGCACAGCTGCTGCGCCAGCATGGCATCCCCGTCGTGCGCGATCTGCCGCACGTCGGGCAGGGGCTTCAGGACCATTTGGCAGTGTCCTATCAATTTCACGCCAAGGAGCCGACGTTGAACAACACGTTGGGGCGGACAATTGGCAAGCTGTTTGCTGGCGCTAGATACCTTTTAACCCGCAAAGGGCCGCTGGCCGTCCCTGTGAACCAAGTTGGCGGTTTTATTCGCTCAAAAGCGGATCACGAAACACCGGACGTACAGCTGTATTGCAATCCCGTTTCCTACAGCCTGTCAGAGACGGGCCAGACCATCGTGGACCAAACCGCGGGGTATCAGCTTTCGGCGCAGCCCTGTCGCCCGACCAGCCGAGGCGCGATCGAAATTGCCTCGGCCAATCCTCTTGAGGCCCCGCGCATCACGCCAAATTCATTATCCACCCCAGAGGATAAGGACACCGCCCTTGCTGCCAGCCAAATCCTGCAGAAACTGGCCAGAACAAAGAGCCTAAGCACGGTAACCAAAGCCGCGAAAGCGCCTGATTTGCTGGCTTTGGATGACGCGGGGCTGTTAGAAGATTTCCGCAACAGAGCCTCAACAGTCTATCACCCGACCTGCACTTGCAGGATGGGGCGGGATGATCAGGATTCAGTATTAGATGCGCGGTTGCGGGTGCACGGCGTGTCGGGCCTGCGCGTTGTTGATGCCTCGGCGTTTCCGAATGTGACTTCAGGCAATACAAATGCCCCAACGATGATGTTGGCCATGCGGGCTGCCGATCTCATTCTGGAGGATGCAGGATAA
- a CDS encoding LysR substrate-binding domain-containing protein, whose protein sequence is MRQIPHVTWLRSFEAAARHSSFAAAAEELNLTPAAVSQQIKLLEETLEMKLFRRLPKGVELTDIGQAYAQPVRASFQGLQTATEGLFQPKSKTTLRVRASISFGVMVLAPQLHGFRALHPEIDIILSTTVWSDRMNDATIDVDIRYGNGDWPEENIWPLGQGQASLVCSPKEATRFQRDPNALKDADTVPIIGIESDWPLMFQALGVDGPVPAPWMPVDSSLLALESIASGRGVAIVNRMFSESHIQRGTLVEPFKQSIQTQNNFYLVSQSDPKKQKQIALFHDWLLTFTA, encoded by the coding sequence ATGAGACAGATACCACATGTCACTTGGCTGCGAAGCTTTGAGGCCGCAGCACGCCACAGCTCTTTTGCGGCGGCGGCAGAGGAGCTGAACCTGACGCCTGCCGCTGTAAGCCAGCAGATCAAGCTGCTGGAAGAAACGCTAGAGATGAAGTTATTCAGGCGCCTGCCCAAGGGGGTTGAGCTGACCGACATCGGACAGGCCTATGCCCAGCCTGTTCGCGCATCGTTTCAGGGGCTGCAAACGGCGACCGAGGGGTTGTTTCAACCCAAATCCAAAACCACGCTGCGGGTGCGGGCGTCCATTTCCTTTGGCGTTATGGTTCTTGCGCCGCAGTTGCATGGGTTTCGCGCGCTCCACCCCGAAATCGACATTATTCTATCCACCACCGTTTGGTCGGACCGCATGAATGACGCGACTATTGATGTGGATATTCGCTATGGAAACGGTGACTGGCCCGAGGAAAACATCTGGCCCCTTGGTCAAGGCCAAGCATCGCTGGTCTGTAGCCCCAAGGAGGCGACCCGTTTCCAACGCGACCCAAACGCGCTGAAAGACGCCGACACGGTGCCCATCATCGGGATCGAAAGCGATTGGCCGTTGATGTTTCAGGCCTTGGGGGTGGATGGCCCTGTTCCCGCCCCTTGGATGCCGGTGGATTCATCCCTGCTGGCCCTTGAGAGCATCGCAAGCGGGCGCGGCGTGGCCATTGTGAACAGGATGTTTTCAGAAAGCCACATTCAGCGCGGCACATTGGTTGAACCGTTCAAGCAATCCATCCAGACCCAAAATAATTTCTATCTGGTCTCGCAATCTGATCCGAAAAAGCAAAAGCAAATTGCCCTTTTCCACGACTGGCTTTTAACCTTCACAGCCTAG
- a CDS encoding peptidylprolyl isomerase, with amino-acid sequence MRKLLSGAILATLAAGSAMASGLQIEIAGQANGTVSIDLLEDVAPQHVERITALAASGQYDGVVFHRVIDGFMAQTGDVEHGRKGGDMRRAGTGGSDMPDLPAEFSDVPFEKGVVGMARAQNPNSANSQFFIMFDAAPFLNGQYTVVGRVTAGQDVVDAIKLGTGGNGAVVGEPDMMKTVTVTE; translated from the coding sequence ATGCGTAAGCTGTTGTCTGGCGCCATTCTGGCGACCCTCGCTGCCGGATCGGCCATGGCTTCTGGTCTGCAAATCGAAATTGCAGGTCAGGCCAATGGCACCGTATCCATTGATCTGCTCGAAGATGTGGCCCCTCAGCATGTTGAACGCATCACGGCCCTTGCCGCGAGCGGCCAATATGATGGCGTCGTGTTCCACCGCGTGATCGACGGCTTTATGGCGCAAACAGGCGACGTAGAGCATGGCCGCAAAGGCGGCGACATGCGCCGCGCAGGTACAGGCGGCTCTGACATGCCCGACCTTCCAGCCGAATTTTCAGACGTACCGTTTGAAAAAGGCGTGGTCGGCATGGCACGGGCGCAAAACCCGAACTCGGCCAATAGCCAGTTCTTTATCATGTTTGACGCAGCACCTTTCCTGAACGGTCAATACACGGTTGTTGGCCGTGTGACGGCTGGGCAAGACGTGGTTGACGCGATCAAGCTGGGAACAGGCGGCAACGGTGCTGTTGTTGGCGAGCCCGACATGATGAAAACGGTCACCGTCACAGAGTAA
- a CDS encoding peptidylprolyl isomerase → MAEIKDPENTILMELKDGTVTIQLLPDVAPQHVERMKTLARAGAYDNVAFHRVIDGFMAQTGDVQHANMEKDYNPRAAGTGGSEHPDVPAEFSKVPHARGSLGAARSANPNSANSQFFINFKDNDFLNGQYTVYGQVISGMEHVDAIVKGEPPANPDRMISVKVAADA, encoded by the coding sequence ATGGCCGAGATCAAAGACCCAGAAAACACCATCTTGATGGAGCTGAAAGACGGCACCGTTACAATCCAGCTTTTGCCAGACGTCGCCCCCCAGCACGTTGAGCGCATGAAGACACTGGCCCGTGCTGGCGCATATGACAATGTTGCCTTCCACCGTGTGATCGACGGCTTTATGGCCCAGACTGGCGATGTACAGCACGCCAACATGGAAAAAGACTATAACCCACGTGCCGCAGGCACCGGCGGTTCCGAGCACCCAGACGTGCCCGCAGAATTCTCCAAGGTGCCACACGCGCGCGGCTCGCTTGGCGCGGCACGCTCCGCGAACCCGAACTCGGCCAACAGCCAGTTCTTCATCAACTTCAAAGACAATGATTTCCTGAACGGTCAGTACACTGTTTACGGTCAGGTTATCTCGGGGATGGAGCATGTTGACGCGATCGTTAAGGGCGAGCCACCTGCCAACCCTGACCGCATGATCAGCGTGAAAGTTGCCGCAGATGCGTAA